The following nucleotide sequence is from Bacteroidia bacterium.
TTTAGTAGGCTATAGCAGCCATGATAATCTAAAATTGCCTAAGTTGAAGCCAAGTTTGTTATCTACTGTAGATAAGCTTTCAGAAGCTGTACGAAAGAACATTCATTCTGAACAAAAATTTCGGTTAGATTATCGTTATGCTTTGCATTACACAGTTAGTCAGGATATAGAAATAGTCTTAAAGAACTTACATAGATTAGGATAATTTTTTGGGCGTGCCCTTGTGGGCAAAAGCCCACAAGGGCGGCGTGCTACGGGCTACGTGCGGAATGCCCCGACCCTTGCGCAGCAAGGGGCACACCCAAAAAATAAAACTATTCCTTACAAGTAGTAGCAAGTAAATCCACTTTGAAATGCTTTCAGGTTTACAATGTAGAAAGTTTTGAACAGCTTAAAAAGTGCATTTATTACTTTATCACTACTCCTTCTGCCACAAAACTAACGTTTATTTCAGGCTTTGTGATTTTCTTTATTTCTTCCTCTGATTTTCCTTCTTCTTTGGCTATTTTTCTCAATTCTTCTACCGTAGTCGTGTCATATTTAGCAATTCCTTTGAATATTGCCGTTTTACCTGCTGCATCTTTGGGCACAAAAAAGCCATAATCTTTGAAAGTAATATGCAAAGTATGTTTTTTGTCTTCACTTTGTACTTCCATCCAGCAGCCTTTATTTTGGCAAACATCGCTAATTTTACCTGTCAGCAGTGCATTTACTCCCTTTGGATTTTTTCTTAGTTCTTCAAAAACCGTTTCGAAGGGCTTAGCTCCCTCTGTGTTGATAACAGCACCGAAGTTGCCCGTAGAAGGTAGCTTGGCTACTGTGTCTTTTTTTTCAAGAGAATCTTTTTGCAGAGATTTCTTAGCCGATGTAGTACAACTGTATAGCAATACGGTGGCTAAAAAAGCCAATATAAATTGTGTGTGCCTTTTCATAGCCAGCAAAACTATAAAAAAACCTTATAAACCCAAAAAAACAAAAATGGGACGAAGCGTCCCATTTGCAAAGTTCTTTGGTTTAAGACTATTAAAAGCGGAAGTGTGCAAAAGCTTTGTTGGCTTCTGCCATTCGGTGAGTTTCTTCTTTTTTCTTTACTGCTGCACCTTCGTTTTTAGATGCTGCTATAATTTCAGCAGCCAACTTTTCTTCCATGCTTTTTTCATTGCGCTTGCGGGCATAAGTAATGAGCCACTTCATCCCTAAGGATACTCTGCGTTCAGGTCTAACCTCTGTGGGAACTTGAAAGTTTGCACCTCCCACACGCCTGCTTCTCACTTCAACCACAGGCATGATGTTGTTT
It contains:
- a CDS encoding DUF4920 domain-containing protein, with protein sequence MKRHTQFILAFLATVLLYSCTTSAKKSLQKDSLEKKDTVAKLPSTGNFGAVINTEGAKPFETVFEELRKNPKGVNALLTGKISDVCQNKGCWMEVQSEDKKHTLHITFKDYGFFVPKDAAGKTAIFKGIAKYDTTTVEELRKIAKEEGKSEEEIKKITKPEINVSFVAEGVVIK
- the rpsG gene encoding 30S ribosomal protein S7 codes for the protein MRKGKPRKRYIAPDPKYNDEMVAKFVNNLMWEGKKSIAYRIFYRAIDIVTQKSGEDGLEVFKRALNNIMPVVEVRSRRVGGANFQVPTEVRPERRVSLGMKWLITYARKRNEKSMEEKLAAEIIAASKNEGAAVKKKEETHRMAEANKAFAHFRF